The following coding sequences are from one Lolium rigidum isolate FL_2022 chromosome 6, APGP_CSIRO_Lrig_0.1, whole genome shotgun sequence window:
- the LOC124666086 gene encoding acidic endochitinase-like: protein MASRALTPFQLITLFFLALLATCHAGSIAIYWGQNDGEASLAETCASGNYEFVILAFLPKFGKGQTPQLDLASHCDPSSGGCRSQSKDISSCQRRGVKVLLSIGGADGNYGLTSPGDASQVAMYLWNNFLGGTSSSRPLGDAVLDGIDFDIELGGAKFWNNLATDLKKLGNNGGKTVLLSAAPQCPFPDEWDGGAISTGLFDYVWVQFYNNQECQFDAGRTAFMDAWNKWVSVPAGKIFLGLPASSSKDAAGTGFIPANELTSRVLPLIKGSPKYGGVMLWSKYYDDQSGYSSAIKSYV from the coding sequence ATGGCAAGCCGAGCTCTTACTCCCTTTCAGCTCATCACATTATTCTTTTTGGCGCTCCTTGCGACGTGCCACGCAGGCAGCATCGCCATCTACTGGGGCCAGAATGACGGCGAGGCTTCGCTTGCCGAAACATGCGCATCAGGGAACTATGAGTTCGTCATTCTGGCGTTCCTTCCCAAGTTCGGCAAAGGCCAGACACCACAGCTAGACCTTGCAAGCCATTGCGATCCTTCGTCTGGTGGCTGCAGAAGCCAAAGCAAGGACATCAGCTCGTGCCAGAGACGTGGCGTGAAAGTTCTCCTGTCAATTGGCGGTGCCGATGGGAACTATGGCCTCACGTCCCCCGGTGATGCTAGTCAGGTTGCCATGTACCTGTGGAACAACTTCTTGGGTGGCACCTCCTCCTCGCGCCCCCTCGGCGACGCTGTACTCGATGGCATCGACTTCGACATCGAGCTCGGCGGTGCTAAGTTCTGGAACAACCTCGCCacagacctcaagaaattgggcaACAACGGCGGGAAGACGGTGTTGTTGAGCGCGGCACCGCAGTGCCCTTTCCCTGATGAGTGGGATGGCGGCGCAATCAGCACAGGGTTGTTTGATTATGTGTGGGTGCAGTTCTATAACAATCAGGAGTGTCAATTCGACGCAGGGCGCACTGCGTTCATGGATGCGTGGAATAAGTGGGTATCGGTGCCGGCAGGTAAGATCTTTCTGGGACTGCCAGCTTCCAGCTCAAAGGATGCGGCAGGCACGGGATTCATTCCTGCCAACGAGCTCACGTCACGTGTGTTACCGCTCATCAAGGGCTCGCCCAAGTACGGTGGCGTCATGTTGTGGTCTAAGTACTACGATGATCAGAGCGGATATAGTTCCGCCATCAAGAGCTATGTGTGA